GACGGTGAGCATGTTGACGGCGGTCTTGGACGCCGGGTAGGCCACCCCGGGGTACCCCTTGCCGCCCTGCGACAGCGAGGCCGTGCCGCTGCTGACGTTGACCACCACGGGGGCGGCGGAGCGCTCCAGCAGCGGCAGGAACGCGTGCGTCACGCGGACCAGGCCGAACACGTTGGTCTCGAAGACCTCGCGCATCACGTCCGCGGTCAGCTCGGCCGCGCCGACGATGGCGCCGCCCGCCGAGCGGACCTCGATGCCCGCGTTGTTGACCAGCACGTCCAGCCCGCCGTCGGCCTCCACCGCGGCCGCCGCGGCGGCCACCGAGGCGTCGTCGGTGACGTCCAACTGCACGAACCGGGCTCCGAGTTCGGCGGCGGCGGCGTTGCCCCGCACGGCGTCGCGCGCGCCCACGTACACGGTGTGGCCCGCCTCGACCAGGCGGCGGGCGCTCTCGTACCCGAGGCCCTTGTTGGCCCCGGTGATCAGAATCGTCGTCATGCGGCCCAGCTTCTCCCCGCGCGGCCCCCCGCGGCCAACGGATTACGGCGCGGGCCCCGTCCCGGGCGGTGGTTGACGGGTCGTCAGGGTGGACATCCATCCCTTGGGGGCAGGGGGTGGGAGCGATGGACGTTCTGAACACCGTGGGCCTGGTGGTCGTTCCGCTGCTGGCCGCGTCGGCGGCCCTGCGGGTGTGGGTGCGGCCCGTGGTCCGCGGGGTCGACTGGTTCTCCGCGATCTTCTGGTCCGCCGCCGCCATCGGCATCGGCCTGGACGACGGCCCCGGGTGGCTGCTCGTCACCGGTGGGGTGACCGCCGGCCTGACCCTGCTCGCCCCGCTCACCGTGCTGATCGGCGCCCTGGTCAGGAAGCCCCTGATCGAGGTCG
The DNA window shown above is from Streptomyces sp. TLI_171 and carries:
- a CDS encoding SDR family NAD(P)-dependent oxidoreductase → MTTILITGANKGLGYESARRLVEAGHTVYVGARDAVRGNAAAAELGARFVQLDVTDDASVAAAAAAVEADGGLDVLVNNAGIEVRSAGGAIVGAAELTADVMREVFETNVFGLVRVTHAFLPLLERSAAPVVVNVSSGTASLSQGGKGYPGVAYPASKTAVNMLTVQFAKAFPRMRINSVEPGYTATDLNRHEGTQSVAQGAEVIVRMAQLGPDGPTGGYFDQAGPLPW